ATTGCTGATTTTTTAATACTAAATAAGATAACTGTCCCCCAATATTTGACTTGTAATCGTACAAAATGACTGactcaatgaaaatgaaacaatagtGATTTTCAGAGCACACTTCAGTCTGGATCGACGAATAATTGGTCCTTTAGCTTTAAATCAGGTTTTCCATTCAGGAGCAGAAATCCTGAAGACATCCCTGTCCGATCTTTAGGGACTAGCACTCAGCAGAAAATGACTCCCTTTAGACTTTGATGTCCTCTTATGTAAGCATGTACAGTTGTGTATGTAGAGCTCAGCCCCACCTTATGCAGTCTGTGTATTGGTTTGGTTTAAGTGCCCTGGCGACTGGCAGGAGTCTGTAGGCTCCTACAGGCCCACATCCACCAAGTGGTGTGCAtatttaatgtgtgttaatAATTGAAAAGCCTATTGAAAGATTCACACGGGCTGCagcatgtgtacgtgtgtgagcaTATGAGACGTGAGAGAAGGTATACGGGTGATCTACggaattattttaatatttctgccCGAGATTCAGATTTAGGGTTCAGCAATAACTCAAAGTCAACATTTATGACCTGTCAATACAATAATTTAAATACATTGAAAGTGATACTATATTTTACGgatacaaatgcaaaaaaaactcCTACCAAAATTACAATTTGATTTCACTTTGATGTAGTTTTCCTGTATAATTGCTAACTTGTCTTTAGTTGTTGTCAAACCCTTCTATCTTCAAAGCTCAAGATCaactttagatttttttttttaatatatttccaGATTTTCCAGAGAGATTTCATAAACCCAGTGCATGGAAATGATTTCATATTTTACTTCCAAATATGAAGGTGGGAATATGTAATCTTTGCACTGATAAAATATTCATGCACTCTCTTAACTACTTTAACTGAAGTAAATGATCAGTTTTAGCATTTAACCAATGTTTATTCTCAGGTCAGCAgacttcttttttctgtcatctcCTTGTTGATTTGAGAATTCttgctgatttttttaattgtttttttatgcaGAAGTTGAAAAAACTCTACTGATGCTGCACAAAGCTTCAGTCAAGTGTAagtagttgttttaaattgtttctaaatgtgtgtttgtttgtaactAACAGTGCTGTCCTGTTGTGCCTCACAGTCCTCTGTACACTGTACTGACTGAACTCCAGCTGGTGAGAAGGACCACAGAAGATTGGATGTGATGTTTGGGACGACCTTTGACCTCGCTCCTATAGCGCAGCAGGAGTCTGTCTGGTCTTTGAGGTGGACGAGCGTGTCAGCTGTGCGTGAAGGAGGAAAGTAAAATGGCCTGacagattgtgtgtgtatgttcgtACGGTTCATGCTGTAGGTGCTGGGAGCGCCGACAGGCTGGGCGTTTCGGCCCGACAGCCGTCTAAGCATCTGTCCTTATATCTGTCAATCTGTCGTATGGATTCTTCTCCACtaatgcacagacacacacacacacgtacatatgAACACATGTGGGGTGGCTCACACACCTCCTGTCAAACTAAATTGCTGCCACTTCAGCACCTTCAAAACTCACAGATGCTTTAAATACATACAGCCTGTACATGATAAACACTTATTAAGCGCTCATCCACTGAAACCGCAAGAACACGCACAGTCCAGGCCGTCACACCTCCTCACCATTCATACAGGGCAGGACACGCTTCTAGCATTTAAGTGAAATTTTAAAGGATGATTGAAGTCTAACATTTCatcagcatttgtgtgtgtatgtactttGTCGTCATGCATATAGGGTCAGACAGTGCTACAGGGTTCCCCACTTCCTTCCAAGTCACtgagcccccaccccccccggacacacacacacacacgcgctaaCTGTCTACCTCATGGCCAGTTTCTCAGACACAAAGGAATATCAATGTACAGTACATTGTCTCATTGTATCATTTTAATGGGTCAGTGCCcctaaattacaataaaaatatatatatacattttgaGAAACATCCACATTTGGGACCAAAGCGATACAGAGACAATACAGGAGCATTCAGATTTGAATTTCTgattctccaaaaaaaaaaaaattatgccTCTTTCCAATTTAGTCAGGATAATCCAGAGCTCGCTGTGAACCATCTGCATGGTTAGATACTGTtttgtgagaaaatgtgtttaatgattTAGGTGAAATGATCCTTAAATTAAGCACTACTGTACTGGTAAGTACTGCTAAGAAATTTATTTACCTTTACCAGCAGAAACACTAGTTCAGAATCCCATTATTAACCTGATATAACTCTGTATTatgcacataaaaatatattattaaaatgataGTTTGAACAACTAAGGAAGAGATGCTTAATTATCCTAATTCTGTAATTTAAAGACTAAAAAGACTCTTGAATGTAAACACttaatactgtgtgtttgtgcctctcaGTGCAACTGTATTCAAGCCTGAATGAGAAGCTTCTCTCCCACATTAAAAGCCACTTAGGCAGTGTGAGCATGCGCTGTAGGAGAAAAGTGTTCAATGGCATCAAATATTCAGATGGTAAAATAACTGCACCTTGTATTGAAGCACATAATCCTCAGAGGCCGTCTAAAAAGGAAGAGGGGAGTTAAAACCTTACTGGATGGCCTTTATAatgcataaaacaaaaaagcagcttCAGTCTTTGTGCACAGAAACTAAATTATTATATATCCATATAACTACGGATCAAAATCAGCAAAAGTGGCATATAGTTTAATGGAGGATTGAATTGATCAGcagttgtattttatttttttccagtatGGGGTTGTTTTGTCTTGagatgtttctcctctcttaCTCCTCACCCCATCTGTCACATCCCCTCAGTTAATGCCCCCCCTTTAGCTCCTGTACTCATCACCGCAGTCCCCGATGAGCGCCACGAGGTCCCTGGAGCGGCGCGTCACTGCTTCTATGGCGTCGAGATCTTCTGCCGTCAGCTTCAGGTCAGGGCTGCAGCTACGCAGACTGTCGCTGATGTGTTGCCCCGCCCCTGCAACGCCCAGCCGACAGCCTACGATGACCCCGCCCACTGCAGGGCGATCCAGCACGTAACGTGTTGCCACGCTGGCCACTGAGCAGTCATGTCTCTTGGCAGCCATCTCCAAGGTGACAAGGAGGTCCTGGAAAAGGCTCCAGCCACCCCAAGAGTCGATCATGTTCTTGTACTTAGAGAGGGAGGCGGTGTAGAGCTCCGCCTTGGAATGAGGCTCCACCTTCCCCAGATAACGCTCTGAGAGCAGACCACCAGCTAAGAGAGGACAGTgacggagaaaaaaaagagggatggaggagtTAAAGCAGTCGGGGAGGTTGGCGAGAGAGGATAAGAGGAGGAATTACAGGATGGCGTGGAGGGAGGAGTGGGAAGACGAGGTGACAGGAATAAGGAGATGGagcggagaggaggaagggggtgAAGCGTGAGAAGGTAGCGAGAAAACATGAGAAGGGAGGGGAGAagcagtggagaaaaaaaatagggtAGAGATGAAGACCATTGAGGTCAGGAGGAGGAcgtgatgcagagaggaaggagagaaggtgATGGAGGCGGAGGGCAGAGGATGTGTCATCACGACAACTGACTCCATTTTAGAAAACCACCATTTTACATCCTTACACCATGATGGAAAATGTGCTGCTTCtatcattaaaaatgtacagCTTTGTAACTCTCCACTGGAATGATGCGTTTAAGTACtgcaaatgataaaatatatatatatatatatatatatatatcatgaCTGGATTTAAAGACGTGTGTTGTCTCTCACCCAGAGTGCCATAAGTGAGGAGCAGAATGTTGTTAGCCAAACAGAACTGCTCCATCTTCACTGCAGGTCGGTGATCGATCACAGAGTACTGAACCTGCACGACAgatacataaaatacaaaaatatggtTAACAGACACGCTgacggagcaggagagagaaaccCTGACAGTCTGACGGATGGTAGAAGTGATACCTGGTTACTGGAGATGCGGATGCCTCTGTCGGTGATCTCCTGCAGCCTCTGTGTGTCAAAGTTAGTGAGGGCGAGCTCTCctgaggggaaaaggggaaaaacgGGTGAGACCTTGAAGTCTTctcaaaattttaaaaagaatgatCTCTGGAATGATCTCTGTTTAACAGGAGAGAGCAACCAGAAATAGACATACTATACTGCCTTACCCATGTGTGATCAGCGCTAGAGcccaatttttaaaaaagaaaatgttgatattgtagagctaaaataatcaaataataagtTTTAAAGAAATTCATCAAACTTTTGGTTTTGTGTTAAGATTAATAAAAACTCCAGGAGCTGATGAAGACCATAAGATGCATTTGAAAGatcctaaaaaaaaagttagtaaGTGGACTTTGGGTTAAtgttattttgtcaaattacCATTTCAACTGAAATCTACATCAAATGCAGCCTATAAAACATTAGTATTTTGCAATTTGCCATCATACTGTACGAATACTGATATCTATGATGATATATCGGTCAGACTTAAATATTTTTGCGTGTATAAAAAGTATCCAGGTATGTTCTGCTATTGTTGTCTCTTCTTACGTACGTATGAgtccctcctgctgcaggtcGGACAGGTGTCCCAGTGCGTCCAGGTATCTTTTGTCTCTGTAGTCCCACCAGTGGAACTGAACACAGTCCAGACTGTCCACCTGCATCCGGGTCATGGAGCGCTGCAGCGCCTTCTCcaccacctgcacacacacagtgagacactTTAGCACCTGTTTCTACtcatataaaatgtaatgaGCAGAGTTTCATTCTGCCGGGAAGGTCCagattctgtctgtctgcatccaTCAACACGAACATACAGTGTGAGACAATACCACAGCACAGACCGATACTGGACTTTAGAGGCTGATATCAATCTTTGTTTAAAATCTAATACAGATATATCAGCTGATGGTAATTAATCTTTTAGGTTCTGTATTTCTATTGTTGTTATTGCTTATATGCTAATCAGGACTTTTCACTGTTGAAAAATCAACTTGTGTGTGCTCTCtttgtttacagtttatttatttgcatgcaATGGTGCAAATAAATCCTCTAAATTGTTTTCAACTGCAACATATTGCGTGGATACTGCGTTTTCCTAACAATCATGTTTTAGTACACATACAACCATGAATAAATCTAAAGTTGATACTTCCGTAACGTAAGGACCTCGTAAAACAAAGGACCTAGAGGGAATCATTGAAGAGGACTCAACACGGACAAAGGCTTTTCTGTGTGGTTTTACATTAGTTCAGTGGACCAGTAAGAAGACCTTCCAGGTCTTTATAAAAGAGACACACTGCTCTCTAGTGGATAAAACTATTCTCACTATAAAACACGACAGACGGAGGGTGAGCGCGTCGACAGAGTTGTCAGTGGCTCACCTTGCGGTCCATTGGTCCTGGTCTTGGCACATATTTGGTCAGACTCTGCAGAGCAGGCGGGTCATTCCCAGAGGACTTCAGCTACAGATCAGACAAAGAAAATTTGAATTGAGCTATGTCTTGTCTCTGTAGCTTCCATTTATAGTCTAATATTATCATGCTAAATATCTTGTAAATTATTAACTACTGCATagttttttactgtttttcgCTGCCAACAATAGTGAAAAGCAATTTTAAAGGGCTGCAGTACTAAGAAATGTGTGTTGTTTAATTATAACAGCCTGAAAAGCATCTGtaacaatatataaaatgtgaaacaggGAGTAAAAAGAGGTTTTATAGGAGAAgagctctctgtgtctctgcacatTATTCCAGGTGAACGGCTGAAACCATGGTCGATACCATTAGACTGTCACAGCACATCAGCCGCTGCAGCTCTGATCGGAGCCACACTGGGACCCCTCTGAGTGCACgggcatgtttgtgtgtgtgtgtgtgtgtgtgtgtgtgtgtgtgtgagagtgtacaAGACATGCAGACAAAGCATTAGCTACTGTGAATACTTGTGTGTGCAAGAGCAtttcttaatgtgtgtgtcgagtatctgcagctctgtggagatcacagaaaaaaaagaatcaataacTGGCAGGACTGAGCTTACAGCAAAAATACAGTATGAATGACAAGTGTGTGCTTCagtaaaaaactaaataaagtcttttatgtcatttatttttatgtgacTCAGGATGATCACATGGTATGGAGCACAAGCAGAGAACATACAGTAATAGGAAAACGACAGCATGGCTGAAGTATAACAAATACTAACCAAATTAAGTACA
This sequence is a window from Pempheris klunzingeri isolate RE-2024b chromosome 11, fPemKlu1.hap1, whole genome shotgun sequence. Protein-coding genes within it:
- the LOC139209982 gene encoding uncharacterized protein; amino-acid sequence: MVPKVRLSGGLEVCRVLNGMWQVSGAHGAVDKAKAVEDMQAYVDAGLTTFDMADIYGPAEEIFGLFNSQLKSSGNDPPALQSLTKYVPRPGPMDRKVVEKALQRSMTRMQVDSLDCVQFHWWDYRDKRYLDALGHLSDLQQEGLIRELALTNFDTQRLQEITDRGIRISSNQVQYSVIDHRPAVKMEQFCLANNILLLTYGTLAGGLLSERYLGKVEPHSKAELYTASLSKYKNMIDSWGGWSLFQDLLVTLEMAAKRHDCSVASVATRYVLDRPAVGGVIVGCRLGVAGAGQHISDSLRSCSPDLKLTAEDLDAIEAVTRRSRDLVALIGDCGDEYRS